The proteins below are encoded in one region of Equus caballus isolate H_3958 breed thoroughbred chromosome 16, TB-T2T, whole genome shotgun sequence:
- the TKT gene encoding transketolase isoform X1, which translates to MEGYHKPDQQKLQALKDTANRLRISSIQATTAAGSGHPTSCCSAAEIMAVLFFHTMRYKPQDPRNPHNDRFVLSKGHAAPILYAVWAEAGFLPEVELLNLRKITSDLDGHPVPKQAFTDVATGSLGQGLGAACGMAYTGKYFDKASYRVYCLLGDGELSEGSVWEAMAFASIYKLDNLVAILDINRLGQSDPAPLQHQMDVYQKRCEAFGWHAVIVDGHSVEELCKAFGQAKHQPTAIIAKTFKGRGIPGVEDKESWHGKPLPKNMADEVIQEIYSQIQSKKKILATPPQEDAPSVNITNIRMPTPPSYKVGDKIATRKAYGQALAKLGHASDRIIALDGDTKNSTFSEIFKKEHPDRFIECYIAEQNMVSIAVGCATRNRTVPFCSTFAAFFTRAFDQIRMAAISESNINLCGSHSGVSIGEDGPSQMALEDLAMFRSIPTSTVFYPSDGVSTEKAVELAANTKGICFIRTSRPENAIIYNNNEDFQVGQAKVILKSKDDQVTVIGAGVTLHEALAAADLLKKEKINIRVLDPFTIKPLDRKLILDSARATKGRILTVEDHYYEGGIGEAVSSAVVGEPGVTVTRLAVGKVPRSGKPAELLKMFGIDKDAIAQAVRGLVTRA; encoded by the exons CCACCCCACATCATGCTGCAGTGCTGCAGAGATCATGGCTGTCCTCTTTTTCCACACCATGCGCTACAAGCCCCAGGACCCCCGGAACCCTCACAACGACCGCTTTGTGCTCTCCAAG GGCCATGCAGCCCCTATCCTGTACGCTGTCTGGGCTGAAGCAGGCTTCTTGCCCGAGGTGGAGCTGCTGAACCTGAGGAAGATCACCTCTGACTTGGATGGGCACCCTGTTCCG AAACAAGCTTTCACTGACGTGGCCACTGGCTCCCTGGGCCAGGGCCTTGGAGCTGCCTGCGGGATGGCCTACACGGGCAAGTACTTCGACAAAGCCAG CTACCGTGTCTATTGCTTGCTGGGAGACGGGGAGCTCTCAGAGGGCTCCGTGTGGGAGGCCATGGCCTTCGCCAGCATCTACAAGCTGGACAACCTTGTCGCCATTCTTGATATCAACCGCCTGGGCCAGAGCGACCCTGCCCCCCTGCAGCACCAGATGGACGTCTACCAGAAGCGCTGCGAGGCCTTCGG CTGGCATGCCGTCATCGTGGATGGACACAGCGTGGAGGAGCTGTGCAAGGCCTTTGGCCAGGCCAAGCACCAGCCAACAGCCATCATTGCCAAGACCTTCAAGGGCCGAGGGATCCCAG GGGTAGAAGATAAGGAGTCTTGGCACGGGAAGCCCCTCCCCAAAAACATGGCTGATGAGGTCATCCAGGAAATCTACAGCCAGATCCAGAGCAAAAAGAAGATCCTGGCGACTCCCCCGCAGGAGGATGCCCCCTCAGTGAATATCACCAATATCCGCATGCCCACCCCGCCCAGCTACAAAGTTGGGGACAAG ATAGCCACCCGCAAAGCCTATGGGCAGGCCCTGGCCAAGCTGGGCCATGCCAGTGACCGCATCATCGCCCTGGATGGGGACACCAAGAATTCCACCTTCTCAGAAATCTTCAAAAAGGAGCACCCGGACCGCTTCATCGAGTGCTACATTGCTGAGCAGAATATG GTGAGCATCGCTGTGGGCTGTGCCACGCGCAACAGGACGGTACCCTTCTGCAGCACTTTTGCGGCATTCTTCACGCGGGCCTTCGACCAGATTCGCATGGCAGCTATCTCCGAGAGCAACATCAACCTCTGCGGCTCCCACTCCGGCGTGTCCATTG GAGAAGATGGGCCCTCCCAGATGGCCCTAGAAGATCTGGCCATGTTTCGGTCAATCCCCACGTCAACCGTCTTTTACCCAAGTGATGGGGTGTCTACGGAGAAGGCAGTGGAATTAGCAGCCAATACGAAG GGCATCTGCTTCATCCGGACCAGCCGCCCAGAAAACGCCATCATCTATAACAACAATGAGGATTTCCAAGTTGGACAAGCCAAG GTGATCCTGAAGAGCAAGGATGACCAGGTCACTGTGATTGGAGCCGGAGTGACCCTACACGAGGCCTTGGCTGCTGCCGATCTGCTAAAGAAAG AGAAGATCAACATTCGAGTGTTGGACCCCTTCACCATCAAGCCCCTGGACAGGAAACTCATTCTCGACAGCGCCCGTGCCACCAAGGGCAGGATCCTCACGGTGGAGGACCACTACTACGAAG GTGGCATAGGTGAGGCAGTGTCCTCTGCAGTAGTGGGCGAACCTGGTGTCACTGTCACCCGCCTGGCTGTTGGCAAGGTACCAAGAAGTGGGAAGCCAGCTGAGCTGCTGAAGATGTTTGGCATTGACAAGGACGCCATTGCGCAAGCTGTGAGGGGCCTCGTCACTAGGGCCTAG
- the TKT gene encoding transketolase isoform X2 has protein sequence MAVLFFHTMRYKPQDPRNPHNDRFVLSKGHAAPILYAVWAEAGFLPEVELLNLRKITSDLDGHPVPKQAFTDVATGSLGQGLGAACGMAYTGKYFDKASYRVYCLLGDGELSEGSVWEAMAFASIYKLDNLVAILDINRLGQSDPAPLQHQMDVYQKRCEAFGWHAVIVDGHSVEELCKAFGQAKHQPTAIIAKTFKGRGIPGVEDKESWHGKPLPKNMADEVIQEIYSQIQSKKKILATPPQEDAPSVNITNIRMPTPPSYKVGDKIATRKAYGQALAKLGHASDRIIALDGDTKNSTFSEIFKKEHPDRFIECYIAEQNMVSIAVGCATRNRTVPFCSTFAAFFTRAFDQIRMAAISESNINLCGSHSGVSIGEDGPSQMALEDLAMFRSIPTSTVFYPSDGVSTEKAVELAANTKGICFIRTSRPENAIIYNNNEDFQVGQAKVILKSKDDQVTVIGAGVTLHEALAAADLLKKEKINIRVLDPFTIKPLDRKLILDSARATKGRILTVEDHYYEGGIGEAVSSAVVGEPGVTVTRLAVGKVPRSGKPAELLKMFGIDKDAIAQAVRGLVTRA, from the exons ATGGCTGTCCTCTTTTTCCACACCATGCGCTACAAGCCCCAGGACCCCCGGAACCCTCACAACGACCGCTTTGTGCTCTCCAAG GGCCATGCAGCCCCTATCCTGTACGCTGTCTGGGCTGAAGCAGGCTTCTTGCCCGAGGTGGAGCTGCTGAACCTGAGGAAGATCACCTCTGACTTGGATGGGCACCCTGTTCCG AAACAAGCTTTCACTGACGTGGCCACTGGCTCCCTGGGCCAGGGCCTTGGAGCTGCCTGCGGGATGGCCTACACGGGCAAGTACTTCGACAAAGCCAG CTACCGTGTCTATTGCTTGCTGGGAGACGGGGAGCTCTCAGAGGGCTCCGTGTGGGAGGCCATGGCCTTCGCCAGCATCTACAAGCTGGACAACCTTGTCGCCATTCTTGATATCAACCGCCTGGGCCAGAGCGACCCTGCCCCCCTGCAGCACCAGATGGACGTCTACCAGAAGCGCTGCGAGGCCTTCGG CTGGCATGCCGTCATCGTGGATGGACACAGCGTGGAGGAGCTGTGCAAGGCCTTTGGCCAGGCCAAGCACCAGCCAACAGCCATCATTGCCAAGACCTTCAAGGGCCGAGGGATCCCAG GGGTAGAAGATAAGGAGTCTTGGCACGGGAAGCCCCTCCCCAAAAACATGGCTGATGAGGTCATCCAGGAAATCTACAGCCAGATCCAGAGCAAAAAGAAGATCCTGGCGACTCCCCCGCAGGAGGATGCCCCCTCAGTGAATATCACCAATATCCGCATGCCCACCCCGCCCAGCTACAAAGTTGGGGACAAG ATAGCCACCCGCAAAGCCTATGGGCAGGCCCTGGCCAAGCTGGGCCATGCCAGTGACCGCATCATCGCCCTGGATGGGGACACCAAGAATTCCACCTTCTCAGAAATCTTCAAAAAGGAGCACCCGGACCGCTTCATCGAGTGCTACATTGCTGAGCAGAATATG GTGAGCATCGCTGTGGGCTGTGCCACGCGCAACAGGACGGTACCCTTCTGCAGCACTTTTGCGGCATTCTTCACGCGGGCCTTCGACCAGATTCGCATGGCAGCTATCTCCGAGAGCAACATCAACCTCTGCGGCTCCCACTCCGGCGTGTCCATTG GAGAAGATGGGCCCTCCCAGATGGCCCTAGAAGATCTGGCCATGTTTCGGTCAATCCCCACGTCAACCGTCTTTTACCCAAGTGATGGGGTGTCTACGGAGAAGGCAGTGGAATTAGCAGCCAATACGAAG GGCATCTGCTTCATCCGGACCAGCCGCCCAGAAAACGCCATCATCTATAACAACAATGAGGATTTCCAAGTTGGACAAGCCAAG GTGATCCTGAAGAGCAAGGATGACCAGGTCACTGTGATTGGAGCCGGAGTGACCCTACACGAGGCCTTGGCTGCTGCCGATCTGCTAAAGAAAG AGAAGATCAACATTCGAGTGTTGGACCCCTTCACCATCAAGCCCCTGGACAGGAAACTCATTCTCGACAGCGCCCGTGCCACCAAGGGCAGGATCCTCACGGTGGAGGACCACTACTACGAAG GTGGCATAGGTGAGGCAGTGTCCTCTGCAGTAGTGGGCGAACCTGGTGTCACTGTCACCCGCCTGGCTGTTGGCAAGGTACCAAGAAGTGGGAAGCCAGCTGAGCTGCTGAAGATGTTTGGCATTGACAAGGACGCCATTGCGCAAGCTGTGAGGGGCCTCGTCACTAGGGCCTAG